CTGTAACAGgcacacacagcagctgacaCTGAGCAGCAGCATGTAAGGTTATGTCAGATACTGACCCTTGTGTGCTGAGGAGGATCGAATGGGCTCATTCTTCTGTTTTGCCACGTGCTTGttggttttcagttttgattgCTGACGCTGATCTCTGGActttatctttttaaaggtgCATCTCATCCACCTCATTCAGCCCTCTGTCTTTGACAATTCACAGCTAGAGCTACAAAGTACAAAATTCCGAACAGAAAATGTAATCAGTGGAAAATAAAGACCTTGTCCTGAGAGCTGCTAAAGAATCAAGAAAGcaaattgtcagaaaattaCAGTGCTTATGAAAGGGAAGTTATATAATTAAATCAAAGGTGTACAGACTAAAAAGACATTCAATTTCACACATTATATCAACTTGaacttcagctttatttatttatcgtTCAGCAATGTATGTAGTACACAGTTAAATGAAATGACCTTTCTCACATCCAGTGTAGAAATGAGGGTAATACCATAAaaaagttaagaataaatatgaggtaaaaataaatataagataatttaaaaagactaagctagataagaaaacaaaacaaagcacaagCGTACATCAGACACAATCATACTCGCTATATTAACATTTGATTACTAatactttaaaatgtttgttctaCAATGTGATTATTTGAGAAAAAACACACGTTTAAGTAATATACTATTCacctcaaaatgtatttaatgtatTGCCTAATGCTGTTGTGAATGAAtgtatacattaaaaatatctgaagttttGTTTAAACCTTAAATTGCAGGTTTATCTTAAGCCACACTTCAACTATAATCCAGCCACAGACAACTTGATCCCCTGTAAAGAGGCCGGTCTGGCTTTCTCCAAAGGCGACGTTCTTCATGTAGTCAACAAGGAGGACCCCAACTGGTGGCAGGTGAGTAGGCACATGAAGGTCAGTGATGGTCAAACACACCGTAGCTAGACTTTGTAGTAAGTTggaaatgtatgtgtgtgttttccattttatttggcACATAAAGATAAACATATAACAAAGGCAAATAATGCAGGAGAGATTAGAAAAACCATGTAAAACCTTATTATGAATGATAAAAGAATAATACAAAAGTCATGAATCCACAAAAAGTAAGCATACAAACAGCCATAGATCAAAAGACAAGCAAAGCAAACAACAGATGAATACAGTTCTGTAATGAGGGTGTATGTGTATATGCAAGTGTGTGCATATAAATGTGTATACTTGTACGTGCAGGAGTCTGCACATATTTACTAAAGCACATTTTTCAGTTAAGGTCGATAATATTCAGATATGATCATTTGGGACAGTTAAAGTTGATTCATCACACAGGTCCTAAGCTTGTATTTGAATTTTTCAAGAGAAGTGAACTGAAATTTGAATGTAACTGCTACATAGCAGAGCCACCTCATGCCTGATAGAGAACTGACAGAACCCAGTAGAACATTGGAAAGTCTAACTCTTTGGTATAGCTTATATTATGTATATGACTGTGAGGCTGGTAACATTCTTTACTAGGCATGTGAAGCAAAGCaggcaatttttaaatttagaggataaaaacacaagtttgatatttttatctacaaacaaaaaactgattaGATCTTGAGCTGAATTAAAAGGTGGGCTGAGTGGTCAACCTTGCCTCTAAATGTAGCAGTTCTGTGGAACctttttttggcaaaatgtgTAACTTGCATAGGTGGATGGGATGAGTGGCATTCCCAATGATACTGCAGATGCAGGTGCATTTATTAGGGTGTTATCcagagaataaaacacacaatatgcGCTTCCAGCTTAGAGTTTAATCAATCAGGACTCCTGGAAGTCATATTATCTGTTGAAAACTGCAAGAGGCTGCTAAAGATGAGCTAGGTGTTCcgtttgtgaaatatttaaacCAGTATCTCTTAAGCACTGCTCTACTACTCTGATTTCCATTTAGGCTCGCAAAGTTGTTGGTGGTGCAACTGGTCTCATCCCCAGTCAGTTCttggaggagaagaggaaagcTTTTGTGAGGAGAGACTGGGATGCTTCTGGTACAGGTCAGTACAAACCATCTTCTCTCTCACTGTACCAGCTGTCCTTGTTTAGTTCTCACAATAGTCAGAAATCTGTGGCCTTTAGCACCGCCATGTGATGTACTGACACTTTATGCAGCTTTAGGGATGCTCTGCGGAACtcgaaatgaaaagaaaaagaagaaaaaaatgatgtacCTCACTGCCAAGAATGCAGGTGTGTATACCCACTGGTTCTAACTTTCCTAGTTATGAGAGACTGTTGTGAAAAATGGCAATGATGATGATACACAGTCAACCTGTGTGTTGCTTTGAACAGAGTTTGACCGCTATGAGCTGCAGATCTATGAGGAGGTTGCTAAAATGCCCCCGTTCCAGAGGAAAACACTGGTTCTGATTGGAGCTCAGGGAGTTGGGAGGAGAAGCCTGAAGAACAGACTTATCCTCTTGAATCCTCTGAGATATGGAACCACTGTCCCCTGTGAGTTGGTTAGACAGTCAACAGAGGCAGTTGAATTGTCTGTACTTGGTTTCCTGTAACACCTCTCCTTACCTTTAACCTGCAGTTACGTCACGCCGTCccagagaagaggagaaagacgGCCAAAACTACTGTTTCGTGACACGGGAAGAGATGGAGAAGGACATCAAGGAGAGCCGATACTTGGAGCATGGCGAGTACGATGGCAACCTTTACGGCACCAAGATCGACTCTATTCACGAGGTGGTCCATGCTGGCCGtacctgcatcctggacgtcaACCCTCAGGTCAGTTAGAGGCACGTTAGGGCTGTACGATAGCGTTTCAGCATCGACATTGTGGTTGCAACTTTTTTCAGTACTTGATGCAAAAACAAATCTTGCCATTTTCCAAGACCAATCTCCAAGAGAAGTCTGCTTGATAAAACATAGTTTAGTCTGATTTGAGGGTTCTTGGATACAAtaaattacttattttttaaaacttttatttacaaGACAAAGAGTTTGAGATAAAGGCTACGCACCTTTACagcaaaattagaccaaaataAGGAAAGGATTTGGTTGCCAAAAACAAATCGAATGTCAGTTGTAGGGCGACACAAGTGATAGAATGTTCCCTGTCACAATCAActgtaattttaacatttaacacttGTAAATActaactgtaactgtaaattGGACATTAGAACGCATTATTTCACTGtctcaaaaatcttttttggtTGCACACCTGTGTGAGCTGCAGTATTTCAGTAGAGGCTTCAAGCTTCTGTGTTCACGGGGCTGCAGCCACCTAGCTGGCTTCTATCgtagcctgcatgtgaggcgtttGGGGGATATCGGTACACTGTCACATCTCTCAACAAGTAGATGTTCAACGAATGAGGTGTTTTGGGTACaattaattcatattttacGTCTAGGAGATGCACTGAAGATTATTTAAAACGTAATTTTAATgcagatttgtacattagcaggaatgtagAGCAACATTGAAGTGCAAGTTGGCTGCAAAAGTGCAATAAAgatattttgaatttaaaaatcaattgtTCATGTTGATATACAGGCTAATTTTGACCTCAATATTAATCAGACTAATTCTAATTTTCGTTTTGGCAATAATCATTTACCTCTAGTtagttgtatggaaatattttggcaACAGAGAGGGTGAGGTTGACCAAAAACTCTACATGAGGCAACAATGAGGCTCTACATTCCGCaacaatttatttaaatcagtacCACAAAGCTCTGTAGGATGAATGCAAAGTAAGACCTGAATGTCATCTAAAGCAAAAAACTATTGTGGATGCCTTTTGTCACTGTTACACCATATGAGAAAAGTTCAAATgagttttctcaaaaaaaaagtgtttttgataGAGATGCAGTCCCTTACAAAAATCCCATCCCAGTCATTCTAGTAAATAATTCTCCCAAAATAGTCTCCAAACATTTAAATCatagatattttacagaaaaattacatCGCAAGGTCAGTTTCTTCCAATAGCCCTTAGGTACACTGGCAGTATATGGATCTGTATTTCCTAAAGCTGTATTGTGACATTacatttacttgttttttttaaatccaggcCCTAAAAGTCTTGAAGACTGCTGAGTTTATGCCATTTGTGGTGTTTATTGCTGCTCCTGAACTGGACACATTAAGAGCTATGCACAAAGCTGTGGTAGATGCTGGACTTACTACCAAACTACTCACAGTAAGTTTTCAGAagatttttaaatgcatttgcaaaagtttacatacacttgtcaAAATCATGTATATCATGACTGTCCTTAGTTTCCAAAGACTCCTGTAACTCTTTAATTTTTACTCCCCCAAGGAACGGCggaattatgtgacgattggtgtacgtttgtctgtgaatctggctgtgtgaaacattactcaaaaacggatttggatgaaatcttcagggGAAGTCATatatgacacaaggaccacctcattaaattgtcacagtgatgtggcttgtagtctggatccacggcacGGTTAAAGATTTCCCCATGCGAGATGTAGCTGCCGGCActgcgtcgctgtaaccatggcaacaagtgaaaactgtcagttacctgctgacttTCAcgtgattgcaatcctactacaacgtcatagtttagtatgtcgtcctaaatgtgggaaaaaaaaaacctttctggagtgtttttcatggcctcctttacattatttcatcatatggcacgtttttacaacatgttgaaaaatctaatttttttttcaacatagtatactatggcgttttttttttgcgccaaaattcatgacttctttttcaaagaaaacctttctgaaatgtttttca
This genomic stretch from Amphiprion ocellaris isolate individual 3 ecotype Okinawa chromosome 9, ASM2253959v1, whole genome shotgun sequence harbors:
- the pals2a gene encoding MAGUK p55 subfamily member 6a isoform X5, which translates into the protein MTVANAKSGSAMQQVLDNLKELPTGTGAKDIDLIFLRGIMESPIVRSLAKIFTSSVMPSIFGFCVEAHERLEEVKLQAVRDDNVQLVTEILDSLNVLPEKDAAAAELARILQEPHFKSLIEAHDKVAAKCYEMPHAAVNSNSLLTSSLMPADAVRMIGIQKKAGEPLGVTFRVVQGEMVIARILHGSSIDRQGMLHTGDIIREVNGREVGSNPHELQELLRDCSGSITLKVLPSYKDTPAPPQVYLKPHFNYNPATDNLIPCKEAGLAFSKGDVLHVVNKEDPNWWQARKVVGGATGLIPSQFLEEKRKAFVRRDWDASGTALGMLCGTRNEKKKKKKMMYLTAKNAEFDRYELQIYEEVAKMPPFQRKTLVLIGAQGVGRRSLKNRLILLNPLRYGTTVPFTSRRPREEEKDGQNYCFVTREEMEKDIKESRYLEHGEYDGNLYGTKIDSIHEVVHAGRTCILDVNPQALKVLKTAEFMPFVVFIAAPELDTLRAMHKAVVDAGLTTKLLTERRNYVTIGVRLSVNLAV